CAAAAAAACTGCATCCGTCATTACGGATGCAGCCTTTTCAAGTTTCGTATAATGAGAAGCTCATACCCTCTTACAGTGCACCTTGAAGGTTTGCAGGCTGATTTTCCTCATTCACCAGACCTTGAATAAAGGTTTCAAAATTGGGCGCAAGCCAAGTGATCTTGTAGCTTTCATTTTTGTCCACATGAACAACCTCGGGCTCACCAGCATTGCCGGATTCACGATAATCCAGCATCACGATCTCCGAATCGGAAGGGCACTCACATAACACAACACCAATCTCGGGGTACCCTCCCTGCTCGATGATGTACCGGCTACCCGATTGACCACCTAACGAATGTGCTTTCTCACGTCCAATACCCAGTATTCCCTTGACCTCAACGCGGACCTTCTTGGCAGCCTCTGCTTGGCTAACAGGATAATACCGATAGTGGGGAACACCACCATTATGTAATTTCATCATGTTTATATAGGATGTTGGCAGCTTGAACACCAACTGCTCCTCCATTGACTCGATCTGTCCATCAGTAGGTGGGGCCAGCACATATTGATCCACGGCTTCAGCACTATCATTCCAAAAACCCGTTGGTTCCAGATGGCTAACACGATCAGGTGCGATTGAGATTTCAGAAACAGATGGGTCGGGACTCACCGATTCATATACGGATTCATATACGGATTCCTCTAAGAGTTCCTCTGAGGATTCCTCCTCCATTTTGCTTCGAATCCATTCCAGAAACTCCAGCGTATCTTCATCATCAGGCTCCAATTGATCCGCTCTTTCGAACGCTTGCTGTGCATGCGCATACTGCTCCAGATAGTAATAAGCCAACCCAATCCGGTAATGCCAGAGTGGGTCACCTGTACCCTCTTTGGCAACCGTCAGGAATTGTTCAACCGCTTCATCGTACCGTTCCAGGTTATTCAGCGCTCGTCCCAGATGGTTAATCAACTCATAATCTCTTTCTTCCACAGGAATCGCTTGAATTGCATCCACAATTTCCTGAAACTCATCTTCTTCATGCCACTCTTGCAATTGAACCAACAGATCGTCTCTCATTTCTTTTTCCTCCCCGTTCATTCACTCATGATTACGTATTGAAAATTATACCACTATCTAGATCACCTTCTCCAGCCAAGCCAGATCCTTTGAGCCTGTCACGAATCAATATCTACTCATTCGCAATGCAAAGAATAAAAAGGTAACCTGGACCCAGTTAAGAAAACCAGGCAGGCTACCTCCTTTATTTCTTCCACGATATCGAATTCTTCATTCAATTCAGTAACTCCACACAATCGTAGACCCATCCTGCACTTAACCAGTTCCCCAGATCACTGGAACCACTGATCGGTGTAATGGTGATAGTATTGGAACCATTCACGAAGTAAGATGCCGGGACATTCCAGCTAAACGTTGTGTTGTTGCCACGATAGGTACCAATCGTGAAGCTACGAGAATTGGGCTGTGAGGAAGCGGCAGGGTTGGTTAAAGCATGTCCATTAACCGTTACACTAGGTCTGCCATTATTGTATGCTGCGGTAATCCCGATGTTGAGCATATGGGAAGATGCCGCTTGGGATGCATTCAAGTTAAACGTTATTGTAGTTGGTGAATTCTGACCACGGAATTGGATTGCCGGGAATCGATTGGTCGTGCTGCCCGTAGCATAGGTGACAGGCCCCCAGCTTGGATTACGACTATCGGACGGGTGACGGATCGGAATGGTCTGCCCATTCAGAAACTCCCGTGGTGTACCATCCCAGTTACCGATTCGCCAGATGTTGGAGGCTTGACTCGGATCATTGTTGATCGTACGTGTATTCAGAGTCGTCGTTTGGCCTGCCGTGACATTAACCGTTTCCGTATATACCGCCAGTTCCCCCTTATAGGCTGTCATGGTGTATGTCCCTGGGATCATGCTATATTTGGCGGCTGCCCCACTTGAAGAGGTACCCACCCAATACTGAGCACTGCTATTGGCGAACCCAATCGTGTACGCGTACCCCGTATCCATCCCGGAGAGACCATTAAGCACCACATTCCCCCGACTGGATACCCAACCCTGCAAGTTCAGACCAGACATCCAGCTGAAATCGGGTACATTTGGCGTACCACCTGTGGTGAAGATCAGAGCGTACGGCCCATGCAGACCCAGGCGCCAATTTTCCGTCTGTGCATGGCCCGAGTTCATATAATTATAGACTTCCGTCTCTGTTCCACTTTGGAACTGGATGTCACGGAAGAATGGGCCGCCAGAGCTTTTTTCCCGATTGCCGTAGGCCATAAATACACCGACGCCATTCCCGGTCACCCCACGAACGGATAAGTCTTTGGCCTGATCATTACCATAATATTTGGAGGCCGACTGTCCATTGGCAAACCCGAACACATCCTGACTTTCAATTGCTCCAGTGTTACCCCGGTTGTTAGAATTCGCCGGAACACCTGTCAACACACTACCATTACCGCGGAAAATGTACCGTAACTCTCCAATTGAAGGTTGAGCCGTGATATGCGTTGCCATGTATATGATGTTCTCGCCACCCCGCGAAGCATAATAGTGAGTCAATGTGTTGGTGGAAACGGTAATTAGCACCGTTGAACCCGAAGGTGACTTATTCCACGTTACATTTGCAGAAGATCCCAACCCCGAGCCAATATGTGAGCCCCTATTGCTATTCAGCTCAGTTCCATTCATCTTGGCAGAGATAATATCACCATTCGTTTTGTTCACTACATAGACTAATCCCGAACCGGTGTTCACTTCAATTCTGGAGCCGTTGTCTGTGACCTGGATGGTGGCTGCGTGTCCGGTAGATGCAGGGTATACGGCAGCTGTTGCGACCATAACGACAATTAAAAACAAACCAAGCGCCTTTCTCACTATACTTTTAGTCATGAGTAAACTCCTCCTTGGAAATCATTTAATAAAGCGCTTACATTATAATGTATAAAAACCTACCCTTCCGTCTCATAACTTACAATTCCAATAAAATAATACCATTATATTACATATATTTGCAATGAAAACGGCTCGTATATCCGATAGAAAATTCTAAAAGCAAAAAAAGCGCAACTTCAAAAGCTGCACCCGCAGATACCAAGCTAGAGACATTATCATCTCTTCCGAATGGGTATCCATATCTCTCTTCTATATTGCTCAACGGTACCATCCTTGTGCTCATTCCATAGCATTTTCCGGACCCTCACTCAGCTCATAGTCCGATGAAGGCCTGATACATGCATGCTTTGAAAAGTCCTGGCCAAGGAATCCGGCGAGACATACCCATATTTCAGTGCAACGTCAATGACTTTGCTGTCATTCCGGCTCAGCTCCATCGCCGCCAGCGTATCCATGTCATCCCCTCCCTCGTTAGTTTAAGGATAGCAAAGCCGTTCCCATCGCATCCGACATTTCCTGCACCATTCTGCAGGTAGCTCTTCTCTTGCAAAAATCTCGCTTGTTCATACAGAAGGTTTTGGTTGATTTACTTCAACATGCAGAAGTCTGGTTTTCGTTACCCTTTCCGCATTCTCCAATGAAGAAGACAATGGAGCAGACAGGTACATTGACGGTTTTTTGTGCGTATTCTCCATTTTGCAGATATGCCGTTCCTCTTATATGCCGTTCACATATTTTAAAGAGAGATAGTTTTGACCATAACGGATAAGGGGAGCGGTTAAAATGGGAGCCAGGCCAAAAAGATCTATCAAAAAGCAGGGAGTTTCTATTATTGCCTGCACGAAGCGCCAAAGCTATATAAAAAACC
The window above is part of the Paenibacillus sp. 1781tsa1 genome. Proteins encoded here:
- a CDS encoding SMI1/KNR4 family protein, translating into MRDDLLVQLQEWHEEDEFQEIVDAIQAIPVEERDYELINHLGRALNNLERYDEAVEQFLTVAKEGTGDPLWHYRIGLAYYYLEQYAHAQQAFERADQLEPDDEDTLEFLEWIRSKMEEESSEELLEESVYESVYESVSPDPSVSEISIAPDRVSHLEPTGFWNDSAEAVDQYVLAPPTDGQIESMEEQLVFKLPTSYINMMKLHNGGVPHYRYYPVSQAEAAKKVRVEVKGILGIGREKAHSLGGQSGSRYIIEQGGYPEIGVVLCECPSDSEIVMLDYRESGNAGEPEVVHVDKNESYKITWLAPNFETFIQGLVNEENQPANLQGAL
- a CDS encoding rhamnogalacturonan lyase B N-terminal domain-containing protein codes for the protein MTKSIVRKALGLFLIVVMVATAAVYPASTGHAATIQVTDNGSRIEVNTGSGLVYVVNKTNGDIISAKMNGTELNSNRGSHIGSGLGSSANVTWNKSPSGSTVLITVSTNTLTHYYASRGGENIIYMATHITAQPSIGELRYIFRGNGSVLTGVPANSNNRGNTGAIESQDVFGFANGQSASKYYGNDQAKDLSVRGVTGNGVGVFMAYGNREKSSGGPFFRDIQFQSGTETEVYNYMNSGHAQTENWRLGLHGPYALIFTTGGTPNVPDFSWMSGLNLQGWVSSRGNVVLNGLSGMDTGYAYTIGFANSSAQYWVGTSSSGAAAKYSMIPGTYTMTAYKGELAVYTETVNVTAGQTTTLNTRTINNDPSQASNIWRIGNWDGTPREFLNGQTIPIRHPSDSRNPSWGPVTYATGSTTNRFPAIQFRGQNSPTTITFNLNASQAASSHMLNIGITAAYNNGRPSVTVNGHALTNPAASSQPNSRSFTIGTYRGNNTTFSWNVPASYFVNGSNTITITPISGSSDLGNWLSAGWVYDCVELLN